From Spartinivicinus ruber, the proteins below share one genomic window:
- a CDS encoding CBS domain-containing protein produces MKETLIRVADYMTEHHQPIRCGTPINEVVERLIHDHLTGLPVVDEHKRVIGFVSEQDCVKQALEGSYYCNQNARVNEVMQKEVLTVSPNDDIIDVAQRIINHQPKIYPVVEDEKLVGIITRSDILRALTKHSTQCY; encoded by the coding sequence ATGAAAGAAACGTTGATTCGTGTAGCAGACTACATGACCGAGCATCACCAACCTATCCGCTGTGGAACCCCTATAAATGAAGTAGTAGAACGACTCATTCATGACCACTTAACAGGGCTGCCAGTAGTCGATGAACATAAACGAGTGATTGGCTTCGTCTCAGAACAAGATTGTGTCAAACAAGCTTTAGAAGGCTCTTATTACTGCAACCAAAATGCCAGAGTCAATGAAGTGATGCAAAAAGAAGTACTCACGGTATCACCTAACGATGATATTATTGACGTAGCACAACGGATTATTAACCATCAACCCAAAATATACCCCGTAGTAGAAGATGAAAAACTGGTAGGTATTATTACTCGATCAGATATTTTGCGGGCATTAACCAAGCATTCTACCCAGTGTTATTAA